Within the Marixanthomonas sp. SCSIO 43207 genome, the region TAGATCTTCTTGATCTTTTTTATTAAATCGCTTAAACTTTTCAATAACGCTATTCAGGTTTGTAAAGTTGTTTGATAGTAATATATAACGTACTTTGATTAATTCATCATTAAGTACAAAGTTGTTTTTATTTTCTGAATAAAAGTTTTTTAATTCGTTTTGTGTAATCACACTGTCCAATTGCTGTGCCACAATAGCGTTTTTGTATCCTTCAGCATACAATTCGCTTTTATAATCGTTAACTAGTTTTTGATAAGAGTCGAGTTTTGACTGTGACAAATTAATCTTTGCTTGATCAATTAACAATCGTTGTGTTGCCCAGCGAGTAATATAGGCATTTACAATTACGGCACTATCTTGAGGTGTAGCGTCTACAGGAACTACATCTTTAATATCTTCTTGATATAAGTAATTGTCATTAACTCTAGCTATAGGTTTTTGTTGTGTATCTTGTTTAAAGTAATTACAAGAAACCAATAGCGGTACTAGTAAAATGTATGTTCCAAATTTTATCATTAACCTTCAAGCTCTTTTTTAATTTTTTTAAGTGCTTTTTTGTTGATGGTTATGTTATACTTTTGGCGAAGTTGTTTAAGCCATTCTTTTTCAAGATGTGTTTGATAATCACTTAAAACACTTCCTCTTGCTTCTTCAAGTGGCTTTACACCTGAAGGAATTGTATTTTTAACGTGAACAACTATATAAGAGTCATTTTGATGGTAAATTTCTGAAACTCCTTTTTTGCCTTTAAATCCTTCCGGTAACTGTCTATTCTCTGCTTCAAACATACCGGTTGTTAAGATAACGTTTACTATGTCATCTTTATTTAGTTGCGTTTTAATTTCTTCTCCTGAAATTCCTTTTTTAAATAATGCACTGGCTTTTTCAGCATTCTCTCTAGATGTAGCCGAAATAATTTCAGTATCAAAGCGCTTGTTCCACTTATAGTTTTCTTTATGAGCTTCATAATAGTTTTGAAGTCCTACTGAATCTGTTTTGGCTTTATTCCAGATATTTTTTTCCATTAAATCAAATATTAGAAGTCCATCACGGTATTCTCCTATCACTGCAGCGTATTCTTCATTTTCTTCCTCTAATGCTTCTCTGAAATAATCTTTCAATGCTTGAGTTTCAAACTCGTCATACATATCATTAATTACTGCATGTTTTCTGTTTGAAAAACTCATTCTGCGTTGACGATCGCTAATGTATTCGGCAAAATCACTATACATTACATCTTTATTTCCAATGGTGAATAACACCTTATCATCTTCTGCACTTATTGTGTCATATTGCCACTTGCGCTTTAAAACTTCTTCAGTCACAAACTCATTAAAAAATGGTCTATAATTATTTTTTAAACTGAAACCGTATTTATCTTTTATTTTTTTATTGACTGCAATGGTAACAATTTTTGAGCGACTTCCTTCTTTTACTCGTTTTTCTAGTCTAGCTCGTTCATCTTCAAAACTAGGATCACTAAACGTTTCATCTAACCGAATAATATGCCACCCAAATTCACTTTTTATAGGTTTACTTATTTCGCCAACCTCTTTTAAATCATACGCGGCATTTTCAAATGCTTTTGATTTTAAATCACCTGATGAGAAAGGGTTTAACTTCCCTCCTTTTACGGCAGAATTTTTATCATCTGAATATTGCTTTGCAAGGTTTTCAAAAGATTTTCCTTGTTGCAACATAGCGTACACTTCATTAATGCGTTCTTCAGGATCAAAAGTTCTAGTTCCGCCATTATCCAAAACCATAATGTGAGAAACCCCAATTTTAGGTTTACGTTTTCTTCTATCTTTAACTTTAAGAATGTGATACCCAAACTGAGTTCTTATTATATCTGAAATTTCACCTTCTTTTGTGTTGTAAGCTCCAGTTTCAAAAGGATAAACCATAGAAAAAACTGTAAAGTAACCCAAATCTCCGGCTCTTTCTTTAGCTCCTGGCTCTTCAGAATATTGTTTTACTAAAGACTCAAAGTCTTCACCATTAATAGCTTTTTCACGAACTTCTTTAATTTTATTATAGGCTTTTAAGGTGTCTTGTGGCACATCATCATACCCTACACGAATTAATATATGAGCCGCATGAATTTCTTCCTTACCTCTTTCATAAGCTTCGCGAGCAAGATCTTCGGTAACCTTGTCTTCAAAAATATAGTTGCGTGAAAGTTGTTCTTGATATTTTCTGAATTCTCTTTTAAAGCTATTTGATTCGTTTAGATTTTGTGCATAGGCTTCAGCAGATTTCAGCTTATAATCAACAAATAAATCTAAATACCCCTCAACTGTTTTTTGTGAGTCGTCTTGAACTAATTCTAAGTTCTTTTTATACACACGAACAAACTCTGATGTGTAAACCGGCGAACCATCAATAGTCAACAAAGTTTCTTTCTTTTCTTGAGCAAAAGAAATTGCCGTAACCATAAACATAACAAGTAGTGATATGGAGTATTTATTCATTTTTATAAGTAATTAAATTAAACCTTTTTTTGTGTTGAAGTGGAGCAAAAGTAAAAAAAAGTACCCGTTAAACAAGTATTGAAAGCAAAGGTTTTATCAATTTATTAGCGATAAACCGCTTTCTTAAATAGTTTTCAAAAAAACCGTAAATTGAGCTGAATAAATTTTATAAGTCATGAAATATACTATTGAAATTATCATCAACGAGCCCCGAGAAAAAGTTATTGAAAAACTAGACAATGCAGAAAACTTAAAGCACTGGCAAGAAGGGTTGGTAGATTATGAGCAAATAAGCGGTAATCCTGGAGCTGATGGAAGTAAAATGAAATTGATTTATAAAATGGGTAAACGTGATATGGTTTTAACCGAAACCATTTTACAAAATAAATTACCAGAAAAACTGCTTGCAACCTATGAAACCAAAGGAGTATACAACATTCAAGAAAGTTATTTTAAAGAAATAGATGACAAAACAACCAAATGGATTTCAAAAAATGAGTTTCAGTTTTCAGGCTTTGGGATGAAGCTAATGGGATGGATAATGCCCGGTGCCTTTAAAAAACAAACCAAAAAGTATTTAAATCATTTTAAAGATTTTGTTGAACAAGATAGGTCTGTAATGAAAAAAGACTCTAATTAGATTATAAAACAAGAATTCTATGTAACATAGTCTTTATTTTTAAGTCTTTATCTAGAATTTATGTAGTTTTACACCACACTATAAAACAAAAAAAGGAATGAAATATTTAAATGTACTTTTTCTATTTGTTTGCTTATCAGGATTTTCGCAAACTAAAGTAGGAACTATTAATGTAGATTATATAATCTCAAAAATGCCAGAGCTTGAAACCGTAAAAAAACAAGTTGAAGAATACGGCACTAAGCTAGATACAGATCTTCAAAAAAAGGTAACCGAATATCAAGCAAAAATAGACGCTTACAAAACTTCTGAAGCAAGCCTTACAGAAGAACAAAAAAAGGAAAAACAACAAGAAATTATTGATGCTGAAAATGACATAGCAAAATTTCAGCAAAACGGCTCTAAGCTTATAAGCATTAACCGTGATGAAAAAATGCGTCCTTTATATACAAAAATAGGAGAAGCTTTGGATAAGGTAGCTGAAGCAGAGGGATATACCCAAATTTTAACAGCAAACTCTTCCCTTGCTTATTACAGTAATGATTATGATGTAACTCTTTTAGTTTTAAAAGAATTAGGCATAACTGTAACAGAAGAAGAGTAATACGTATAAAATAACTTTATTGAAGCGTCAAATTATCTAGAATAATTTGGCGCTTCTTTTGTTATGGTAACATCGTGCGGATGGCTTTCATGAATTCCTGAAGAAGTTATTTTTACAAACTTTCCATTTTCTTTTAATGCTTCAATCGAGTTAGCTCCACAATATCCCATACCGGCCCTTAAACCACCAATAAATTGCGTCATACTCTCAACCAATTCACCTTTATAAGGAACACGACCTACAATACCTTCAGGAACTAATTTTTTAATATCATCTTCAACATCTTGGAAATAACGATCCTTTGAGCCTTTATTCATAGCCTCAACACTACCCATTCCTCTATATGATTTAAACTTTCTTCCTTCATAAATGATTGTTTCTCCAGGTGACTCCTTGGTTCCTGCTAATAGAGATCCTAACATTACACAATCTGCACCAGCAGCCAAAGCTTTGGGTATATCTCCTGTGTATCTAATACCTCCGTCTGCAATTACAGGAATACAACTTCCTTTTAAAGCAGCAGCTACTTCTAATACTGCTGAAAATTGTGGAAATCCAACTCCTGCGACTACTCGAGTGGTACAAATTGAACCTGGACCTATACCTACTTTAACAGCATCGGCACCGGCATCTACTAAATATTTGGCAGCTTCTGGAGTTGCAATATTACCAACGACTACATCAAGTTGTGGAAAATTCTTTTTTACTTCTTTTAAAACAGTAACAACTCCTTTAGTATGACCGTGAGCTGTATCAATTATAACAGCATCTACCTGTGCATTAACCAATGCTTCTGCTCTATCTACCGCATCTGCTGTAACCCCAAGAGCAGCAGCTACTCGCAGTCTTCCGTATTGATCTTTATTGGCTGTGGGTTTTTGAGTAAGTTTGGTAATATCTCTAAATGTAATAAGACCAAGTAATGTACCGTCTTTTTCAACTACCGGTAATTTTTCAATTTTATTTTCTTGTAAAATTATTTCGGCATCTTTTAATGATGTTCCTTTACCTACTGTGACTAAGTTTTCAGAAGTCATTACTTCTTCAAGTTTTCTTTCATAGTTTTTTTCAAAACGCAAGTCACGATTGGTTACTATACCTATTAATTTTCCATTATCATCGGTTATAGGAATTCCGCCAATGCTGTATTCTTTCATGGTGGCTTGGGCATCACCTACAGTAGCTGTTTTCTTTAGAGTAACAGGGTCTAGAATCATTCCACTTTCGGCACGTTTTACCTTTCTTACTTCTGCGGCTTGTTGTTCTATTGACATGCTTTTATGCAAAACTCCTATACCTCCTTCTCTAGCAATTGCAATAGCCATAGCGCTTTCGGTTACAGTATCCATAGCAGCAGATACGATAGGTACATTAAGCGAAATATTTTTTGAAAATTTAGTTTCTATTGAAACTTCTCTTGGAAGTACTTCTGAATATGCTGGTACTAAAAGTACATCATCATATGTAAGTCCTTCACCTAGAATTTTTGTGTCGTGTGCGGTCATTGCAATTAAATTTTTATTCCGAAGAAACCGGAAATTAGTTACCGTTTAATTGCGTGCAAATATACGATTAAAAGTTGAGTTCAACTAAGGTAAATGTGGCTTTTATTTTTATTCAATCTAAAAATAAAACACAGCAAAACAGCTATTTAAATTGTTTCTAAAACAAAGCATCTGTACTTTTAAGTAAATTAAAAAAGAAATACTATGGCAATTAGACTAGCAAACAACTGTATAAATTGTGATAATTTGATGGATGGCAATATTTGCGCTATTCATAAAGTGATGGTTAATACTCATTACACTTGTGACAATTTTGAAATGAAAGCAAAGCTTAACGACGAGCGAAACTGTGTAACTTGTTCACGTTATCAAGAAAGTGATTGTGCAAACCCTGATAAGGCAGCACCTGGAATGTTATGTGCAGCTTGGGCTCCTCAACAGGCTAATGCATAA harbors:
- a CDS encoding OmpH family outer membrane protein, encoding MKYLNVLFLFVCLSGFSQTKVGTINVDYIISKMPELETVKKQVEEYGTKLDTDLQKKVTEYQAKIDAYKTSEASLTEEQKKEKQQEIIDAENDIAKFQQNGSKLISINRDEKMRPLYTKIGEALDKVAEAEGYTQILTANSSLAYYSNDYDVTLLVLKELGITVTEEE
- the guaB gene encoding IMP dehydrogenase, producing the protein MTAHDTKILGEGLTYDDVLLVPAYSEVLPREVSIETKFSKNISLNVPIVSAAMDTVTESAMAIAIAREGGIGVLHKSMSIEQQAAEVRKVKRAESGMILDPVTLKKTATVGDAQATMKEYSIGGIPITDDNGKLIGIVTNRDLRFEKNYERKLEEVMTSENLVTVGKGTSLKDAEIILQENKIEKLPVVEKDGTLLGLITFRDITKLTQKPTANKDQYGRLRVAAALGVTADAVDRAEALVNAQVDAVIIDTAHGHTKGVVTVLKEVKKNFPQLDVVVGNIATPEAAKYLVDAGADAVKVGIGPGSICTTRVVAGVGFPQFSAVLEVAAALKGSCIPVIADGGIRYTGDIPKALAAGADCVMLGSLLAGTKESPGETIIYEGRKFKSYRGMGSVEAMNKGSKDRYFQDVEDDIKKLVPEGIVGRVPYKGELVESMTQFIGGLRAGMGYCGANSIEALKENGKFVKITSSGIHESHPHDVTITKEAPNYSR
- a CDS encoding peptidylprolyl isomerase, with translation MNKYSISLLVMFMVTAISFAQEKKETLLTIDGSPVYTSEFVRVYKKNLELVQDDSQKTVEGYLDLFVDYKLKSAEAYAQNLNESNSFKREFRKYQEQLSRNYIFEDKVTEDLAREAYERGKEEIHAAHILIRVGYDDVPQDTLKAYNKIKEVREKAINGEDFESLVKQYSEEPGAKERAGDLGYFTVFSMVYPFETGAYNTKEGEISDIIRTQFGYHILKVKDRRKRKPKIGVSHIMVLDNGGTRTFDPEERINEVYAMLQQGKSFENLAKQYSDDKNSAVKGGKLNPFSSGDLKSKAFENAAYDLKEVGEISKPIKSEFGWHIIRLDETFSDPSFEDERARLEKRVKEGSRSKIVTIAVNKKIKDKYGFSLKNNYRPFFNEFVTEEVLKRKWQYDTISAEDDKVLFTIGNKDVMYSDFAEYISDRQRRMSFSNRKHAVINDMYDEFETQALKDYFREALEEENEEYAAVIGEYRDGLLIFDLMEKNIWNKAKTDSVGLQNYYEAHKENYKWNKRFDTEIISATSRENAEKASALFKKGISGEEIKTQLNKDDIVNVILTTGMFEAENRQLPEGFKGKKGVSEIYHQNDSYIVVHVKNTIPSGVKPLEEARGSVLSDYQTHLEKEWLKQLRQKYNITINKKALKKIKKELEG
- a CDS encoding peptidyl-prolyl cis-trans isomerase; protein product: MIKFGTYILLVPLLVSCNYFKQDTQQKPIARVNDNYLYQEDIKDVVPVDATPQDSAVIVNAYITRWATQRLLIDQAKINLSQSKLDSYQKLVNDYKSELYAEGYKNAIVAQQLDSVITQNELKNFYSENKNNFVLNDELIKVRYILLSNNFTNLNSVIEKFKRFNKKDQEDLDDISIQFTHYNFNDSTWVKKDALLQTFPALQDKESELLKKSNFTQVQDSLGVYLVKIEDVLKTSDIAPLSYVSPTIEQIILNQRKLELIKKLEKDITKDALNNKNFEIYE
- a CDS encoding SRPBCC family protein; amino-acid sequence: MKYTIEIIINEPREKVIEKLDNAENLKHWQEGLVDYEQISGNPGADGSKMKLIYKMGKRDMVLTETILQNKLPEKLLATYETKGVYNIQESYFKEIDDKTTKWISKNEFQFSGFGMKLMGWIMPGAFKKQTKKYLNHFKDFVEQDRSVMKKDSN